One part of the Budorcas taxicolor isolate Tak-1 chromosome 22, Takin1.1, whole genome shotgun sequence genome encodes these proteins:
- the MRO gene encoding protein maestro isoform X2 has protein sequence MDQTPRRMLGQPPSSPTTQPKKKSTSVMSFFSKVSWNLRLQKQEPLKNVFFILAETARDPSVKKRHMVMRGLGTMACETPDKVRKYKKIILDLLVHGLYDPVSSEVIHESMKTLTIILDKMRGKALGSFFIDITLQTRTLLDDENDSLRYSAFVLFGQLAALAGRKWRRFFTRQVKQTQDSLLTHLQDRNPQVAKACKTTFRACSLYLRQSKDYSFQNEEDQRHSKLCRQLSHYHPELLQFFYANKIL, from the exons ATGGACCAAACACCAAGAAGAATGCTGGGCCAGCCCCCTTCCAGCCCCACCACCCAGCCCAAGAAGAAAAGCACATCAGTGATGTCTTTCTTTTCCAAG GTCTCTTGGAATCTGAGGCTCCAGAAGCAGGAACCTCTGAAGAATGTGTTTTTCATCTTGGCAGAGACAGCCCGGGACCCCAGTGTTAAAAAGCGTCATATGGTGATGAGAGGCCTGGGAACCATGGCCTGTGAGACCCCGGACAAG GTGAGAAAGTATAAGAAGATTATCCTAGACCTGCTGGTGCACGGTCTGTATGACCCGGTGAGTTCGGAAGTCATCCATGAAAGCATGAAAACCCTGACCATCATCCTGGACAAGATGCGGGGGAAAGCCCTGGGCTCCTTCTTCATAGACATCACCCTTCAGACCCGGACTCTGCTCGATGAC GAGAATGACAGCCTGAGATACTCGGCCTTTGTCTTGTTTGGGCAACTGGCTGCCCTTGCTGGACGGAAGTGGAGGAGATTCTTCACCCGTCAGGTGAAGCAGACTCAGGACTCCCTCCTGACCCACTTAcaggacaggaatcctcaggtggccaag GCCTGCAAAACAACTTTTCGagcctgttctctgtatctgagacAAAGCAAGGACTACAGCTTCCAGAATGAGGAGGATCAAAGGCACTCTAAACTCTGCCGGCAGCTG AGCCACTACCATCCTGAGCTCCTGCAGTTCTTCTATGCAAATAAAATCCTGTAG
- the MRO gene encoding protein maestro isoform X1: MDQTPRRMLGQPPSSPTTQPKKKSTSVMSFFSKVSWNLRLQKQEPLKNVFFILAETARDPSVKKRHMVMRGLGTMACETPDKVRKYKKIILDLLVHGLYDPVSSEVIHESMKTLTIILDKMRGKALGSFFIDITLQTRTLLDDENDSLRYSAFVLFGQLAALAGRKWRRFFTRQVKQTQDSLLTHLQDRNPQVAKACKTTFRACSLYLRQSKDYSFQNEEDQRHSKLCRQLVSERGQETFFQSLRSRCRC; the protein is encoded by the exons ATGGACCAAACACCAAGAAGAATGCTGGGCCAGCCCCCTTCCAGCCCCACCACCCAGCCCAAGAAGAAAAGCACATCAGTGATGTCTTTCTTTTCCAAG GTCTCTTGGAATCTGAGGCTCCAGAAGCAGGAACCTCTGAAGAATGTGTTTTTCATCTTGGCAGAGACAGCCCGGGACCCCAGTGTTAAAAAGCGTCATATGGTGATGAGAGGCCTGGGAACCATGGCCTGTGAGACCCCGGACAAG GTGAGAAAGTATAAGAAGATTATCCTAGACCTGCTGGTGCACGGTCTGTATGACCCGGTGAGTTCGGAAGTCATCCATGAAAGCATGAAAACCCTGACCATCATCCTGGACAAGATGCGGGGGAAAGCCCTGGGCTCCTTCTTCATAGACATCACCCTTCAGACCCGGACTCTGCTCGATGAC GAGAATGACAGCCTGAGATACTCGGCCTTTGTCTTGTTTGGGCAACTGGCTGCCCTTGCTGGACGGAAGTGGAGGAGATTCTTCACCCGTCAGGTGAAGCAGACTCAGGACTCCCTCCTGACCCACTTAcaggacaggaatcctcaggtggccaag GCCTGCAAAACAACTTTTCGagcctgttctctgtatctgagacAAAGCAAGGACTACAGCTTCCAGAATGAGGAGGATCAAAGGCACTCTAAACTCTGCCGGCAGCTGGTGAGTGAGCGAGGGCAGGAGACATTCTTCCAGTCCCTGCGCAGTCGATGCCGGTGTTAA